TCTCCTCATTCAAATAAATATCCTCGATCCTGGTTCTTTGATCTTTGTTCAAATCAAGCCTTTTGGATAACCTTTCAGCACTCATTTTGGCCCTTGCTTCGGGACTAGCCATTTTTTTATGGCCACCACTTTGTGCCTGTGCGAGTGTTATCATACTAAATAACAATACGCAAACAATCAATAACTTTTTCATCTGATTTTAATTAGTTTTTGAAATCCATAGTATACCATATAACTATTTCAATCTCAAAACATAGCAGCTGACCTTTTGTTTTGTTCTTTTGAAAATTAGAAAAACCAGATAAAATCAAGCCATCAAAGCTCAGATAAGGCTTTGTATAGTTTTTCAGTAGGCAGCCCCATTACATTGGTATAAGAACCAATGATCTTTTCTACTGCAACTAATCCAATCCATTCCTGTATCCCATAAGAACCTGCCTTATCATAGGGATTGTGATTACTTACATAATATTCAATCTGATCAGCAGAAAGCGTATTGAAAACTACTTCAGTTAAATCATAAAAAGAATGCATTTTACCGGCATAACTTAAACTCACACCTGTGTACACCTGATGTACGGATCCTGAAAGTTTAGTAAGCACTGCAATAGCTTCAGCTTTGTCAGCCGGTTTACCCAAAATCTCACCGCCATAAGCCACAATCGTATCAGCAGTGATCACAATGCTATCAGCACTTACATCAGTAAAAGCAGCAGCCTTTTTTTCAGCAATGTAAACAGCTATTTCTGCCGGAGTTAAGCCTTCCGGATAACTTTCATCCACATCCTTCAATACCACTTTAAAATCTAATCCCATGGCCTTAAGTAGTTCCTGACGACGTGGTGATTTTGAGGCAAGAATAATAGGGAGTTTTTGCTGAAACATGATGCTTATTTTTATTTGGTAATGGTAAGGTCCATTACATTTGGGGCGAAAATAATAAAAGCGACCTTAAGTCGCCTTCATTATTTATAATATTTTAAAGATTACTGGCCACCGCCGCCGCCACCTTGACCTCTACCACCACCTGCACCGCCTGCTCTCATATTTTTCATCCGCTCCTCTTTATAGGCTACATAAGCTTTTTTCTGATCATCATTTAATAAAGCATTGATTTTAACATCGTTTTCTTCGTTAATAGTTTTCACTTTAGCCATCATTCCTTCCCTATCGCCTTTACTTTCTTCACGCACTTTATTCATAGATTTTGCTTGATCTAAAAGGATAGCTTTAACTTTTGAAGTTTGGTCATCGCTAAGGTTTAACTTTTTAGTCAGTTGAGCAGCGCCCTTTTCGGCTCTTTCTTCAGGAGTTGGCATTTTACGTTCGCCATCTTGTGCTTTTGCAAATGTCATTACACTAAATAACAGTCCGCAGATAATCAGTACTTTTTTCATCAGTTTATATTTTGTTTAAAGGTTATGAGCTATTGTAAGCTCAGCTATTAGAGACGGCAAAGCCCAAATAGGTTTAACCTATTTATGTAACATAATTGTTGCAATGAAAAATATTGATTATTTGCCCGAATCGGCAGCGGATGGATTCTCGTCAAACCACTTTTGTTGTACTTTAAGTACCTTTTCTATGATGTCTCTTACAGCAGTTTTACCACCGGTATAAGGAGAAATATATTGTGAGATCGCTTTAATTTCAGGAACGGCATCAGCCGGACAGGTTGCAATACCTACCAGCTGCATAATTTTAAGATCGGGAATATCATCCCCCATGTAAAGCACTTCGGAAGCATTGATATTGTATTGGGCACATAAACTGTTGTAGACCGCAACCTTATCAGAAACACCTAAAAAAATATTGTTTATACCAAGGCCTTCAAATCGTTTCTGCATAGCCTCGCCTTTGCCACCGGATATAATACAAACATGATAACCTCTTTTCACAGCAAGCTGAAGTGCATAGCCATCTTTGATATTAAATGTTCGTAAAAACTCGCCCGAGTCAGACGCGATGATATCACCGTTAGTTAATACACCATCAATATCAAAGATGAGGGTTGTAATGTGCTTTAGTTGCTCAAGAAACATCCGTTTATTTCTGGTTATCTCTCCATTCGTAAACCCAGGCCGACTGGATTTGCTCCAGATGTCCTTCATTACTTTCTTCTTTTGTTCCTTTAAAATTAGGCAACGACAATATCCATTCTAATAGCTCCGTGAAACGGATACGATATATTTTGGCTTCATTAAAATCATCACCAAATTTCTCATATAATTCCTGAGCAATATCTTCATGGTCGTTCCAATATATTGGGAGGGCAAACTTATCTTGCATGTTTTTCTATTTATATTTTATAATTAATGGCCTAAAAATTCCGACTGATCCGGGATGGTAACTTCAATATCACCATCAATCACCACACACTGGCAGCCTAAACGGGAAGTGATTCTTGGACGAACGGCCCTATCGATAAAGTCTTCTTCTTTATCTGAAATTTCCTGGATGTTATCCATTCCTTTATTCACATAAACATGACAAGTACTGCAGCCGCATACACCGCCACAGTTATGCTGTAATTCTATTCCATGATCAAGGCAGACATCCAAAACAGACTCTCCGCCGGCAATAGGTAGTTCAACTGTTTCTTTTCCCTGTTCTTCAAAATTTATCTTTAACTTAAAAATACTCATAATCTGGTTCAAAAATAAGCACCAAAAATCGCAATTACATGATTAATGTGATTTTTTAATGCTATTGCTTAAATTTTTATAGATTTCCTGCAAGTGTGGCGATCTTTTCAGGAGCTCTTCGTGTTTTAATATCGTTTTTTTATCATTACGTATTGCTGGTCCGGTCTGCACCGCTTCGGGCAGCGCCTCCTGCACTTTTACTGCTGTTTCCATAATCAAAGGCCTCAGCATTTCGAAATCAAGATCATGTTTTTTAATGATCTGATGGCTCAACTGATAAAGGTGATTTACAAAATTACAGGCAAAAACTCCTGCAACATGCAATATCTCCCGTTTTTTGCTATCTACTTCATAAATTAACGGAGTAAGCTTAACTGCCATCAACCTCAATTGGCTCAGACTTTCTTCGCTGTTTGCTTCCAGGCACAAAGGAACATGAATAAAATCCAAGGGCTGCTGCTTAGAAAAAGTTTGTAATGGATAAAAGACGCCATAGTTCTTAAAACCGGCCAGCACCTCTATTTCAGTTGCCCCTGAAGTATGAACTACAATGCCATTTATTTCTTTTAATTCTTTGGCTACTTTGGCAATCGCATCATCCTTCACTGCGATAAGATATAAGTCTGCATGCTTATCAACAAGCTTCAAATCAGAAATGGCCTGAGCACCTGTTTCATTAGCCAGAAACTGTGCATTTACCAAGTCCCTGCTCCATACCTGAACAATATCAGCACCATTCTCTTTAAAAGCGCCAGCCATGTGCGTAGCTACATTACCGGATCCAATACAAACTATCTTCATAGGGATAACATTAATCGTTAAAGGTTACAAAGCAAGTCTTAGTATAGCTATTTCTAAGCTTATTATAACTTTACTATACCGCCTTAGCTTCTTTTTGTCTTCTAAATATAGAAATAAGAAATCCAATAACCATTACAATAGTACCTACCCAATAAAGATTAATGTAAGGGAATTCAATTGATTTAAATACAACCCAGTCTTTTGCCTGTTGTGGTTTTTCGTAAACCTGCAATTCTACTTTCTTTTGTTCAGGCAACACTTTAGTGAATCGAACTCTTAAACCCAGTTCATCAATGTTACGTGCAAAATCAAATGTATTGTTTCCTTTGATCAGAAATATAGGCTCTGTTTTATATATTTTACCGTTTACGTCAATTTCCAATGGTAATCCTACTGCTAAATCACCAGGAGCAAGTACAAGACTTTTTGCTTTAGGCTGGTTGTTTAAAGCTTTAACTGTTAACACACCACTACTGGTATGTAGTGTATCACCCTCAGCTACATTTACGATCCTGGGTGCTTTATAGTTTTCTTCCTCACGATGTCCCTCATGATCAGCATGCGAATCCTTTTTTTCAGGTGCACTGGTAATGTGGGTGTAAATGTCATAGGTAAGGTAATGCTTGGTATCAGGCGATGCAATTAATCCCATCTTCTCATTTACCTGCACATGTGGATTCAGTTCAAAGTCTTCTTTTACTTTGCCTGTTTTCTCATCAACAACTTTAAAATTCAGTTTATAGAATGTATTCGGTGCAATGGTAGTATCACTGATATAGGTTACTGTATAACGACCCATCTTTTTAGGTTCATTTCTATACAGCACAATATTTTCACCCGGTTTTTCTACTTTTTCAAAATCCTTTACCGGAATAAAATTAGTAGCATTAAGAGAAATTGGCTTATTGGTAGCCGCAGCCACAAGCGCTCCTAAAAGCAATAAGGCAAAACCAATATGGGCTACAGCAGCACCAACCAATTTACGTTTCCCACCAAAAGCTTGTCCCAATATTTTAGCATTAGATAAAATGGCGAATATGCAACTAAAGGTTAACAGGATATACATCAGATTATGATAAACACTGGTGACGTATACAAAACCTGCTGTAATTACAACAGAAAATACCACAGAAGCAATCAGGCTACTATAGAATTTCCGTGGATCAGTTCTTTTATACTTCATGAACTGCGCAAAACCCGATATAATGGTAACCAGAATAGCAAAAGGAGCCTGCCACTGGTTATAATATTTTATAGCATCAATTGGAGGCGCAAACTTGGTTCCAAAAGCCTGGTTAAATACTGGAACGGAAGTAGAAAATATCACCTGAATACAAGCCACGGTGATGACCAGCGCACCAATAAACATCCAAAATTCTCTTGAATAGGTCTCTTCGTCTTTATTGGTGATTGGCAATTCTTTCCATCTACTGATCAGCAGTCCGGTAGGTATAGCCAGGAATACTACATTATATAAAATAAGGTGCCAGAACATCCCCAGATCAGTAAATGAATGCACTGATGTTTCGCCCAATACACCGCTTCTTGTTAAGAAAGATGCGTAAAGTACCAATACAAAACTTATGAGGATCAATACAATTGCAGTAAAAAAGGCATGACCTGTATGCTTAAAAGCGATCATGACATGCACGCCGGCAATTAGGGTTAACCATGGAATGATCGAAGCATTTTCTACCGGATCCCATGCCCAGAAACCACCAAAGTTTAAGGCTTCATACGCCCAGAAAGAGCCCATGATAATCCCTGTACCCAATATCATTACGCCAAATAATGCCCAAGGCATAGCAGGTTTAACCCATTCCTTATAGCGTTTTTGCCATAACCCCGTAACTGCATACGCAAAAGGAACAACCATACTGGCAAAACCCAGGAACAAGGTTGGCGGATGTATCACCATCCAGTAGTTCTGTAGAAGTGGGTTTAATCCCTTCCCATCAGTAATGAATTTAAGATAGTTTTTAAAGTTCTCAGGGTCAGCAAAGACTACCGGTGCCATTTCTTTTAAATTTACCGCATCCCTAAGCAAGATAAACGGAGAACTACCTATACGCTCGCCGAAAATCTGTACGCCAAGCAGCATAGAAGTTAAAAATACCTGTGAGAAGGCTACTACTGTCATCACTCCATTTTCCCATGACTTGGCTTTCCAGATCAGTATTGCTCCCAGCAAAGACTGCCAGAACGCCCAAAGCCAGAAGCTTCCTTCCTGCCCTTCCCAAAAAGCAGATACAATGTAATATACCGGAAGTTCTTTTGAAGAATGAGAGTAAACGTAATAATATTCGTTGTAGTGGTTTAAAATAAGGAAAAACAAGGTTGCCCCTATCCCTATTACACTGGCCCAATTAATTAAGAATGATATACGACCTATACGCGTCCATGAATGATCTCCGATTTCTTTATTTCGTGTAGCAAAGAAATAAGCTATAGTTGAGAGTAAAGAAGCGGCAAACGCCAAAACAATAAAAAATTGGCCGATCTTACCGGGAAGGAGGTTCTCTCCAATAAATTGTATATCCATTAAAATTATTTGTATTTTTCTACTTTACCGTCCTGCTTGACCTCTACAAGGTCGTTGTTATATTTAGATGGACACTTCATCAGTATCTTGGAGGCGTAAAAAGTATCGTCGTTCATTTTTCCGATCAGTACTAATTTCTCTGAGCGTTCAAAATCCTGAGGTTTAGTCCCTGCGTATACTACTTTATTCACTTTTCCCTTTTCGTCTTTCATAAAAAACTCAAAGCGATTTGCATCTTTCATTGCATCATAGTGCATGCCTTTTGCTTTCTCCCAATAGCCCATTACATGGAATTCTTTTGGATCTTTTGCAGCTTCACTAAAGGTTGAATAGGTATTCGTATCTGCATTAAGGCTTACCAAGAAACCTACACACAATGCTATAGTTATTAAACCAATAATTGCACTTTTTCTCATGGATGTAATAAAATTTTAAAAGAAACTTCACAAAGATAAAAAATATAAGTACCTAAAGACCGACGCAGGTATTCAAAACGCTTTGATGACTATTTATTGATAGTTCTCTGACAAATGCGCAAAAAAAATCCGCGATGCATTAAAAAGCATCGCGGATCAAATCGATTATCAACTAACCTTATGGCCAAACACCAAGGTTCATATAAGAAATAGCAATCTTATCAATTGAGCCTACAAAAGCTGCAGTTCTCAATGTTGTAATTCCAGGTTTACTCAAGAAAGTCTCTCTGATTTCATGATAAGAATGAATCATGGTATCTTCCAGACCCGAATTCACCAATTCCATTTCTGAAGCACCTTTAACGATCATTAAACGGTGTTCTGCAGGAATACTTTTACCAGTAAGGCTTTCCAAAGTATTGATCAGGTTAGCGTTAGAATTTTCAGCATAGCGATTTTCCATACGGCCAAAAGCTACGTGTGAAAGGTTTTTCAACCACTCAAAATAAGAAACTGTAACACCACCGGCGTTGCAATACATATCAGGAATAATGATACCACCCATTTCCGTAAAGATCTCTTCCGCTTCAGGAGTAGTTGGTCCGTTAGCACCTTCCGCAATAATTTTTGCTTTGATGTTTCTGATATTCTGTACAGTGATTTGGTTTTCAAGTGCAGCAGGCACTAAAATATCACATGGCTGCTCTAAACCTTCCATAGAGTTTTTAAACTCAGTTGCACCAGGAAAACCTAAAATTGAGCCTGTAAGTTTACGGTGAGCAAATACCTCATCGATATTTAAACCATTTGCATTGTAAATAGCACCTTCAAACTCGCAAAGACCAACGATAGTTGCACCAAACTCGGCCAGGAATTTAGCAGCGTGGTAACCCACATTACCTAAACCTTGAACAATTACACGTTTATCGCCCAAACCAGCCTTAAGACCTATTTTCGCCATATCTTCTGCAACATTTACGCATTCTCTTACTGCATAAGCTACACCACGACCGGTAGCTTCCTTACGTCCACGAATACCGTGTAATGCAATTGGCTTACCTGTAACGCAACCCAGGGCATCAAGGTTACCAGGGTTCATGGTCATATAAGTATCCGCAATCCAGCTCATCTCACGTTCGCCGGTTCCATAATCAGGAGCAGGAACATCGATACCAGGACCAATGAAATTCTTTTTAATTAATTCTGTCGTATAACGGCGGGTAATGTTCTCCAACTCACCAATTGTATAATTCTTAGGATTTATACATATCCCCCCTTTTGCACCCCCAAATGGTACGTTTACAATAGCACATTTGTAAGTCATCAGTGCTGCAAGTGCCATTACCTCATCCTCATTTACCATGTCGCTGTAACGGATACCACCTTTTGTTGGGTTCATGTGCTGGGAGTGTTCTACTCGCCATGCATCAATTACCTCGAATCCATTACCTCTACGAATAGGGAACTGGAAACGGTACACACTGTTACAAGCTTTAATTTGAGTTAATAAACCTTCCGGATGGGCGGTAAATTGTGCGGCACTGTCAAAATTCTTGCAGACATCTGCAAAGAAATTTGTCTCATTTGCTGTATTAGCCATTATTTGTTTTTTATGAATTTGAAATAAGTTCTCAGTTATGAATACAAAATTGCACTAAAAAAAACGATTAATACAAATGAATAATAGCTTAGTGTACGCGAAACACTACATCAAATTACAGAAAAAAACGGCGTTTAAACAGTTTAAAATTAGTTTTTAGCAGCAGATTTTTGCTCTAATTTTTTTAATCTTTTTTCGATCGAGAATAGAAAAAAAATCAAGCCGAACAAAATTAATAGAACGCAAGCAACAACAACATATATTTTACCTGAAGCATATACGCTTTCAGTAATTGATGAATTTCCATTTTGTGCAAATAACTGCATTGCAAACATCAACATTAAAAAGGTAACTGAAATTTTCTTCATGACTATAAGGTATTCTTTTTTTCTAATGAACGGACTCTGTATAAAATGGTATATATCCAATACCCGATAAGTATCCAACCTATACAGGCAGGATAAAATACAGCCCGCATACGGCTATCTAAATCGTAAGAATTGAAACCCGGATTACCTCCATTTCCCGGATGTAAAGAATCAGATAAACGTGGCAATACAAAAAGTAACACCACCATCATCGGGAAGGCAAATATGTTATAAATAGCAGCTATTTTAGCTCGCTTTTGTTCTTCATCAATTGCATTACGCAACACCAGGTAAGCGAAGTACAACAACAGGGCGATAGCAGCAAAATTTTGTTTTACATCAAAACTCCAGGCCTGCCCCCAGGTAAACTTGGCCCATATCGCACCGGTTATAATTCCGAGAACACCGAAAATGATACCCGCATTAACGCTTTCGACAGCTTTAAGGTCATGCTCAGCATTATTATTACTTAAAAATTTGATACTGTGGTAAACAGATACGCTAAATAATACGATCATTCCAAACCACATCGGTACGTGGAAATAAAGGTTTCTTATACTTTCATGCAAAATAGGTAACTCGGGTACGCTTGATAAAAATCCCGCAATTGTTGAGTAAGTGACCAACAATGCACCTAATATTTTCCACCAGTTCTTATACATTATATACGTTTAATTCGGACAAAGGTAATAACTGGACCCTGTATTTTTATCATAAAGATGTAAATCAGATTTTGATGGGATTAGAATACCTTCTGATCTAAAATACCGTTACTTCAACCATACTATTTTTTTCCTAATTTTTCTACTGCTGCTCTTAACAAATCCGCATGGTTATATATGTCATCCACCACCACTAACTCGTGTTTAATTTCCTTCTTATTCTCATCTAGCACCGCTAAATACTTCTTATTACCTAAATACAGTCTGCATATTGTTTTACGATTGTTGTCGTCAAGCAATATTGCAAAGTATGAGAGTGCATCACGATGTACTATTCGTTTTGGATCAATAATTTCTCGTAAGATTGACTTCACAATAAAGTACCCTTCAATTTCCTCCTCAGTAGTTACAATTCCGGTTTCAGTTGCCATGACTGGTTCGGCTGTACTTTTTACTTCAGTTTCATTGCTGTTGGCTTCTTCCTTACCTAAAGCCGTTTTCAGCCTATCGGTAATTGCATCATTCAGAACCTGATTAGAAGACCGTTTAACCAATTCAGTAAATTGAGCAAGAATTTTCTCAGTCAACTTCCCCTGATATACCTGACTAGCGAAATGCTTTACAAATACTATCGAAGGGTCTCTAAGCTCAGATGTAATTAGGGCTTTGAGTTCATTTGTAAACTTCAGATCGGATGCCGTATTTGAAATATTCTCTATATCAAAATATGACTTATGGAATTTCTTTAATTCCTCTATCTGCATATCCTTGATTTCAGCAATATTGAATTCAAAGAATGGCTTATCATCCATCTTATTGGGCTCATTAAGATCTGTATAAAACCTATAATTCAACCCATTAGTTAATAAACTGAATTTAGCCTTAGTAACATGGAAATATCTAAAAAGCTGTGAATTGTGCGGATCCAACTTTTCCAGGTGATGCTTGCATTCAATGATGATGATTGGGTCTCCATCCTTCATGATTGCATAATCAACTTTCTCACCCTTTTTAATGCCAATATCTGCTATAAATTCCGGATTAACTTCAAAAGGATCAAATACATCAAATCCTAATAATCTGATAAATGGCATGATCAGCGCATTTTTAGTTGCTTCTTCTGTTTGTATCTGAGGAATCATCTTGGCAGTTCTTGTGCCCAACTGCTTTACTTCGTCTTTAAAATCCATATTAAATACCTTATTATAATTAAGTTCTATGTCCCAGCGATATCTGTCACCCTATTTTTTCACTTTTCTAATAAATCGCTCTGAAATCTCATTTTCCGGGATAATCCGGCCATCACGAAGAATCATCATCGTTGTAGCATCTGTAGGATGCTCAAACACATGAAAACCAGCCCTGCAATTGGAAAATCGATACCTGAGGGCCCGAAGGCCCTCACAAAAACCATCTTGTGTAGTCTTATGGTATACGTATTGAGAGCAAGTGATTCTAAAAATACATGGTCGTCTTTTCTCTTTCGGAATTAAGGCCCAATAGATCTTAATGGCCAGAAGAAACAGCGCTTTCATGACGGGTTTCTTTGCTAAAAACAACCATCTGATAAGAAGCCATATAACCGGGCTTCGCCCCAATCCCAAAGCATCCCGAGTGTGGCTGTACATAAGTGGAAACGCCTTCTAATCTGACATATTTCCAGCCTTGGTTGCTATATTGTTCAATCAGTCTGCACAATTGCTGGGCTACAACCGCTGCAGTTTCCTTTTTTTGATCTAGTGTAGCGGTGAATGGTATTACTGTATATTCCATATCAGACAATAATTAACTGTTATGACAAGTTGGTGAACAGTAATAACAACCATCGACTTGTAGGTAGTGTCTTTTTGCCGCCATAACTGCGCCTTCACATGAATAAAATTCTCCTAAATCCAACTTACTTACAATCCTTGAAAGATAAAGGCAAGTTTCGTCATGAACTTCATGGTCACCATTAGACTGAACATGCCTGTTTACGTAATATTTCTTTTTCATAATTTAAAAATTTTAGTTCTTAATTATGATTCGAAAGTAGACAGCTGAACAAAGTTTCCCTTACGGGAAACCGTAAAGCGAGAAATTAAAGTATTATATAATTTTGAAATCTTTACAATAGGCAATAAGCTGCTCATTGGTCGAAAAACCCAAAACATCTTTGATCAAATTGAGGCGCTTTTCAATACTGCTCAAACCAGAAGGTTTGATATTTTTGCTCTGAAGGTATTCAGGAATATCTTTTTGTTTTACCCCACCCGCAAGCAAAGCAATAATAGTGGTATCGTAGCTTGTAAAATCATAAGTATTTCTTTCTTTCACCAGAACTTTCATTTGAGCGGGGAAATACTTATTCCCTTGCGCAATTGCTTCCAGAGCCGACCTAAGTTCCTTCGCATCATGCCGGGCTTTACGCACGTACCCATCAATTCCCAGATCTTTGATCAGCATATCTATCACAGCAGGCTTACCCTCTGCCGAAAATACCAGAACCTTAAGTCCCGGTTGTTCGTCTTTAATAGCCTTAATCAGCGCTGCGCCATCAACAATTTTCTGGATGTTATGATCTTCCTCAAATGAAAGATCGGTGATCAGCAAATCATACGGCTGACCTGTTTTGAGGCCCTTTTGGATTCTGGCAAAAGCATCGTCGCAATAAAACACATAATCAGGATCTACAATTTTTAAATCCCCTATGGTTTTGCGCACAGAAATACTAGTACTTTCCTGATCCTCTGCAATTAGTACGCGTTCGAACATCATATATCTTTAGGTAGCTGTAAAGGAAATGTGAATTCTCAATCCCCTATCATTTTTTGTATCAAAAGTAATTGCCCCACCAATACTGCCAATACGGTTTCCCGTATTGCTCAAGCCATTTTTAAAATTTGGCTTTCCTTTGATTCCAATCCCATCATCTGTATAATGAATATTCACTTGATTACCGATTTGCTCAAACTTCACTACCACATTACTTGCGCTGCTATGCTTTTTCATATTCACCATCAGCTCCTGAAGAATATGCTCAATTTCATGTTTTGCTTTTGAACTCACCCGGTTCCACAATGCTTCTTCATTGCCCACGAGAGAGATTCTCCTGTTACTAGCGCCAAATGACGCCATCAAGCCATTAATTTTCTCTTGAAAATTAGGCTCAGCTACATGATTCTCTTCATAAGTAATGTCGCGCGACTTCTCATAAAGTACTTCTATGCCATCCAAAACTCTTTCCTTATCCATGTCTTCCCTATTTTCAATTTCCGACATCATTCTGTACAGTCCGTTTGCAACAACATCGTGCACCCTTTTATGGATCTTCAGCTTGTTGTCACGAATGGCCGCCTCCGCTTCCAACGCTAACTTTTCCTTTCTTTTCTTGTACCACAGTACAGAAATGACCGCACCGGCTATGAAAATCAAAACCGTCCCAGCCAGCAAAAATTTTTGTTTAGTAATCTGATACTTCTTTTCTGCATTGTCTTTCTGCAAATTGAGGTTATCCGCTTTATTTTTCTCCGTTTCATACCGAATAACGGCAAACTGGTTCTTAGCAGCATTCCGGTCGGTCTCTAAACTGTCTTCTAATTTTTTGTACGTGTCAAAATATTGCTTTGCTTGCTGATGCGGGCTCAGTTTAATCAGCCTTTCCAGTGCATACAATTGATCGTCTGCACTTTTTATCTGCTGTGCCAAAAGGTACATAGTGCGAGCATAGAAAATTGCAGAATCTGGCTTTTTAAGCATGTAAAAATCCGCAAGGTGAGCTAAACTTGCATTCTGCCCAAATAGGTCATTCACTTTCTGACGAATATGCAAAGCTTTTAAGAAATCGGGTACCGGATTATATTGAGGATTTTGTAACCATTTCGTTTTCGAAGTATTGGATAATATCCTCGAAAATGTAATCGGATTCTCCTTTATACTCTTGGTAGTAATCAGCTTGTTAAAATATCGAAGTGCTTGATCATACTTATGCTGATCGGTTAAATTAACAGCCAGATTATTTAGATAGATATTTCTAGAAGCTTCCTTATTGGAAAGTTCGATAGCCTTGAGCAGAAACTGAGCAGACTCCCGGTTATGTTTTAACCGACTGGCCATTTTCCCCAAGTTATTATAATTGGTCGATAAGATTTCTCTTTGAGGTTCAACCGCAGGATTCAGATATTTGATTGCCGAGAGCGAAATTTCCTGACTTCCAAAAAAATCACCACGGTCGCCACTAATGATAGCCATATTGATCAGCGATTTTGCGACTTTAACACTATCGCCGTCTTTTAAGGCTTTCTCCTTAGCTTTATTAAAGTATAGGAAACTGCTATCCGGAAGATTGTGATCAGAAAAATACCAGGCCCGATCATAATATGGATTGTCCTTAGAAACCTCCTGTTTAATCTCATCCTGATGACAAGAAAATAAAAGTAATAAAATAAGAGGCGTTATATATCTTTTCAAGATTTTTATTATTTCCCTAAAATAAAAAAATACGGGCAAAAAATGCCCGTATTTTATATTTAT
This is a stretch of genomic DNA from Candidatus Pedobacter colombiensis. It encodes these proteins:
- a CDS encoding response regulator is translated as MFERVLIAEDQESTSISVRKTIGDLKIVDPDYVFYCDDAFARIQKGLKTGQPYDLLITDLSFEEDHNIQKIVDGAALIKAIKDEQPGLKVLVFSAEGKPAVIDMLIKDLGIDGYVRKARHDAKELRSALEAIAQGNKYFPAQMKVLVKERNTYDFTSYDTTIIALLAGGVKQKDIPEYLQSKNIKPSGLSSIEKRLNLIKDVLGFSTNEQLIAYCKDFKII
- a CDS encoding type I restriction endonuclease, whose product is MDFKDEVKQLGTRTAKMIPQIQTEEATKNALIMPFIRLLGFDVFDPFEVNPEFIADIGIKKGEKVDYAIMKDGDPIIIIECKHHLEKLDPHNSQLFRYFHVTKAKFSLLTNGLNYRFYTDLNEPNKMDDKPFFEFNIAEIKDMQIEELKKFHKSYFDIENISNTASDLKFTNELKALITSELRDPSIVFVKHFASQVYQGKLTEKILAQFTELVKRSSNQVLNDAITDRLKTALGKEEANSNETEVKSTAEPVMATETGIVTTEEEIEGYFIVKSILREIIDPKRIVHRDALSYFAILLDDNNRKTICRLYLGNKKYLAVLDENKKEIKHELVVVDDIYNHADLLRAAVEKLGKK
- a CDS encoding ATP-binding protein, whose amino-acid sequence is MKRYITPLILLLLFSCHQDEIKQEVSKDNPYYDRAWYFSDHNLPDSSFLYFNKAKEKALKDGDSVKVAKSLINMAIISGDRGDFFGSQEISLSAIKYLNPAVEPQREILSTNYNNLGKMASRLKHNRESAQFLLKAIELSNKEASRNIYLNNLAVNLTDQHKYDQALRYFNKLITTKSIKENPITFSRILSNTSKTKWLQNPQYNPVPDFLKALHIRQKVNDLFGQNASLAHLADFYMLKKPDSAIFYARTMYLLAQQIKSADDQLYALERLIKLSPHQQAKQYFDTYKKLEDSLETDRNAAKNQFAVIRYETEKNKADNLNLQKDNAEKKYQITKQKFLLAGTVLIFIAGAVISVLWYKKRKEKLALEAEAAIRDNKLKIHKRVHDVVANGLYRMMSEIENREDMDKERVLDGIEVLYEKSRDITYEENHVAEPNFQEKINGLMASFGASNRRISLVGNEEALWNRVSSKAKHEIEHILQELMVNMKKHSSASNVVVKFEQIGNQVNIHYTDDGIGIKGKPNFKNGLSNTGNRIGSIGGAITFDTKNDRGLRIHISFTAT
- a CDS encoding Glu/Leu/Phe/Val dehydrogenase; the encoded protein is MANTANETNFFADVCKNFDSAAQFTAHPEGLLTQIKACNSVYRFQFPIRRGNGFEVIDAWRVEHSQHMNPTKGGIRYSDMVNEDEVMALAALMTYKCAIVNVPFGGAKGGICINPKNYTIGELENITRRYTTELIKKNFIGPGIDVPAPDYGTGEREMSWIADTYMTMNPGNLDALGCVTGKPIALHGIRGRKEATGRGVAYAVRECVNVAEDMAKIGLKAGLGDKRVIVQGLGNVGYHAAKFLAEFGATIVGLCEFEGAIYNANGLNIDEVFAHRKLTGSILGFPGATEFKNSMEGLEQPCDILVPAALENQITVQNIRNIKAKIIAEGANGPTTPEAEEIFTEMGGIIIPDMYCNAGGVTVSYFEWLKNLSHVAFGRMENRYAENSNANLINTLESLTGKSIPAEHRLMIVKGASEMELVNSGLEDTMIHSYHEIRETFLSKPGITTLRTAAFVGSIDKIAISYMNLGVWP
- the ccsA gene encoding cytochrome c biogenesis protein CcsA yields the protein MYKNWWKILGALLVTYSTIAGFLSSVPELPILHESIRNLYFHVPMWFGMIVLFSVSVYHSIKFLSNNNAEHDLKAVESVNAGIIFGVLGIITGAIWAKFTWGQAWSFDVKQNFAAIALLLYFAYLVLRNAIDEEQKRAKIAAIYNIFAFPMMVVLLFVLPRLSDSLHPGNGGNPGFNSYDLDSRMRAVFYPACIGWILIGYWIYTILYRVRSLEKKNTL
- a CDS encoding CcmD family protein produces the protein MKKISVTFLMLMFAMQLFAQNGNSSITESVYASGKIYVVVACVLLILFGLIFFLFSIEKRLKKLEQKSAAKN